The genomic stretch GAAAGCGAGttttttgtggaaaaaacagaaatttcGATTCCGACACAAAAACCTCTCTCCCAAACAGCCGAAGATTATCTCCGACATTTCCCGGAGCCTGTCGGAAGTCAAAGCCGAGAAACATCGCGATCGACCGATCGACCGAAATGCAAGGAGCCTGTGTACGAGGGATGCGATTGGAGGAAACGACAGGCAGCGGAATTTTCAAAACACAGCGCCATTATATAGCTAGAGGGAAGTGCGAACATCCAAAAGATGGAATCTAGTAAGTAAGAAAACTGTAGCTAAAATGCTCTTAATGtggtttctttctttcctgTCTTTTCCCACCGTAAACTGTTCGTTAGATTCGGTCAAGTGAGCGACACGATTTGGCACGTTGTCGAACAGTAGTACCTCTGAAGGCGGTGAGACTTCTTCGTTCATTCCAGTACATTTCCAAATCTCCCACCTTTGCCACTCGATAGAACGCGCTATTGCGTGTACTTGAGctgattttaataataatttcaatcTGAATGATCTCCAAGTGAGAGAAAACGCAAATGACTGGCCTTTTTGGGGCACATTATCGCCTTGCCAGTGGTTTCACTGACGaagcttatttgaactggggaactggGGACGCGGAGAAGGACGACAACATATCtcagggaacaagggaactTCATACAATTGAAGGGATCAAAAAGTAATTTTGGGTTCAAGGGAACAGAAGCAATTGTTTTAATGAATCAACGACACGCCCCAGCCCCTCCCTGGTAGGGCCTCATTAACGAcaactttaaggtggctcaaatcagCAAATCAGTAAGAGAATGAATGTCTTATTTATGACGAAAGTAACCCTCTAATGCTGTTGTCTTGTGATACTAAAGGCCTGGGGTTCTGCAATAATCGCTCAACCAGATGTAGTCATTGACTTGACCCAgcaggttaccatggcaacaaaacagCCATGTCAGAACCGCCTTTATCTGGTATTTAAATGCTTTTCTATTTCAAATACGAAATCGGGGATTACCATTTGCTATTTGTGAAGAGTGATTTGCAAGCTGTGAACAGTAAAATTCTCTAAAAACTTAACACAAGGAAACAAAACATTCTCCAATGATGTCTATAAATAATTTGATGCACATTTACAATAACTTTGAATTGCCTTTAGTCAAGGATGTGAAAAGCTAACTTTTCCTTTCTCATTACTTCCAGACACAAGTGACCAGCAAGCAGTTATGTCAGTTGGTatgtgatttttgaaaaatttccaaaCACTTTGAAGGCCTCTTACCTTGACATTTGATTAGTACgaccaataattaaataatcTATGAGAAAAGCTAACTTTTCCTTTCTCATTATTTCCAGAGAAAAGTGACCAGCAACCGACCTGTTCAGTTGGTATGTGAGCTTTGAAAATGTTCTAAACACTTTGAGGGCCTCTTACCTTGACATTTCATTAGTACgaccaataattaaataatcTATGAGAAAAGCTAACTTTTCCTTTCTCATTACTTCCAGAGAAAAGTCACCAGCAACCAATCATGCCAGTTGGTATGTGACCTTTGAAAATGTTCCAAACACAATTTGATTAGTACgactaataattaaataatttatgctTGTGTGACTGGAAGAAAGTCTGTTCATtccatgtaattatactaataatatcaatcttttttctttgtttactaGAACCACCACCAGATGCTACATGTAAGCCCTTTGATCTTGATATTAGAAGTAACAATGTTTCTTGTCATGTGCGTTTGACTGAACTGGCATTGAAGTGCCTCGTTAATATAATATTGTAATTTATTATTCTTCCAGCAATGCAAAGGTACATCTTCTGAAACTAtttcaattgttaaaattgggGACCATCATTTCACTATATCTCATGATGATATTCTGCAATGTATACTAGATAGTGGGGAAACTGCCATTTATGGCATAGTTGACAAATTTGAACCTACTACAAACCTGGTGTCCAAAAAATAGGTTTATTATTCATGATGGAAAATCAgatgcattaattttgaatgCACAGGCTTTTATTGGCCTCTTTGAAGTGCCTCGTTATGGGGAGAGAACGTCATGCCATACAATTCTTTCTCTGTGTGCGATAACCTTGCCTGGATAAAGCATGTGCAATAAAGTCCATGTAATGAAGACAATAACATCAttcctttcttgctttttgtaaACTGTTTTATTTGTTCTATAAACAGCACACAAAGAGTTGTCCCCTCAGGAGGGGATGACGCAACCCTTGAGTGACACCAGAAtcccagaaaaagaaaatggtacaaattcatttccttattacattactGAACTAGTTACTATCATTTGTCATTTGCTTTTCATCGTAACAGTGACAATGCCAACTTCTGTTTGACTTGCTTAACTACAGTCTGCAAGAAATTATATCACTCCTGTTTTCTAGAAAAGGCTGATGGAAAGGACCCAACAAAGGTTCCCCCCAAGGAGCCACACCCGTACACAAGTAAGCATAGAATATTCTTTATATTTACACATGACTacttatcaagtgaagctaggATCTATTTCAGATATCATCTCAACATTACAAgttaactgcgaagatcatagcttcacttgcaaAGTGAACCAGCCGACGGTCAGTGACCTGATAACGGTTCACAATTAACATTTTACATGCCAATACAACGGctattcttttttctctctttttcaggGTGCTGGCGATGTGGGGGACAGGGGCACATCAGGGCTCAGTGCCCCACCAAACCAAAACATGTAGATAGCGGGAGGGGGGGAAGTCGGGGGGCTAGGGGTGGAATTCGCGGTAGGGGCGGAAATCGGGGGGCAAGGGGGGGATATAGAGGCGTCATGCGCGGTACAGCACGTGGCAGGATTTTTCGTACAGGAAGAGGCGCGGGCGGCCATCGGGGCAGGGGGAATGGGAGAGGGTTGATGAATTTTATTCGGGGGAGAGTAATCAATATCTATAATTATAAGTAAAGAGACCTTGTCACGTTACAGTCAAGCTCTGTCCGCTGTACTGTTTATTCTTCAGACTGAGAGTTCTGAATTTCTTAGTTCATGCAGAAACATATTTCAGCTCTACATTTAgattttttcccaaaatgcaTCACTGCAAACATGCAACTgcatagcttgactgtaacaGTGCTTGACTCCTCCCTTTACTTTTTATAgatattgattattattgttgtgtTATTGTTAAAGTATACAAGTAGATGAATAAAGACattattatcgtcatcatcctTGATTAGATTGAAAACAACCGATAAATAATTCTAGCCAGCCAATGTCTTTCTGTCTTTCTTCATTTACTTATAttgcaataattgttaattagaataaatattattattattgtaaatattatttatggCCTGCCAGGAGAGACACACCTTTTTAGGAAGGAACCAAAACCACTAATACTTGTTAGCCTTTCATTGGGAACTCATGAATCCTTATCTATTGTGAGGATGTTTGAATTTCGGGAACAGAACAGCCTATTTTCCATTTAGATAAATGACAAGAAATTTAGGCAACTGAAACAATCAATCCAAATTTCCTGTTGATAACATGGACTTTCTTGTGTAAAACAGGGTCCTGTAAGGCATCCACCTTGAATGTACAGTATCATTAAGGTGTGAACAACATTATTCAACTGCTAGTGTCTGTGAAAAACACATGAAGCACTCTTCATTCAGAATTAACCTTCCCAAAGCAACAACTAGAAAGctaattattgaaaattatcaTTCCTCACAATATTAaggtgaggtttttttttcttgctcagAAATTCCTGTTACCATAGTTACAGGACACAAGTATTAAGTTTcttatttcatttgtttgttcatATGtggaataaaaccaaaaaagccATCAAGTCTCTCATTAAGATTTCAACCTTGCATGATATCTCTCATGTTTGGTATCTCTACATACAATAACTTTTATAGAGTAAAATTAGTTATCGATCAGCGAGTATCTGAGTATTTATTGCCCTGTTTTATTTGTTATCGAGAATGAAGTCCTTTGATTGCAGCCCTGCTCTGTGTGTCAGAACAACTAGAAAGctaattattgaaaattatcaTTCCTCACAATATTAAggtgaggaattttttttttcttgctcagAAATACCTGTTACCATAGTTACAGGACACAAGTATTAAGTTTCTTATCTCTTGCCTTTCTCCTAATAATTGAAACTGTGgtgatattattttcatttcatttgtttgttcatATGtggaataaaaccaaaaaagccATCAAGTCTCTCATTAAGATTTCAACCTTGCATGATATCTCTCATGTTTGGTATCTGTACATACAATAACTTTTATAGAGTAAAATTAGTTATCGATCAGCGAGTATCTGAGTATTTATTGCCCTGTTTTATTTGTTATCGAGAATGAAGTCCTTTGATTGCAGCCCTGCTCTGTGTGTCAGAAAGTTTTGAATCGgttcatagaccgaatgcataaatggcagccaaaaaaattttcttttgtttatgtgctattTAGCCTTAGTAGCCTCgattgcatggacaaaatacaaaagaaatgttgcttgagagcgaggctagtgagtctcattagcacataaacaaaagaatgcatttttggtcgccatttatgcatttggtcaATTAAAAAGAATACATGACAACAAAGACCTTATGGTCTCAACCACtgtttatttaatatatttcaTATGCTTCCTAATCACTGAACAGAGTGTATGAACACTCAAGCTTGAAACAAAACTTGTGAGCCAATGGGCTCTCGTTTGCACGGTTCAAAACTGGAAATTTCATGCTTCCATTGCAAGGCCAAGCATCTGTGGCCATTGTAGATAATTATGCAaagatttttcattttcacttcATGCAAAATATAGACCATtctacagttgtagctaagctGCCTGGCTttagaatggaagcgaggctgccagtgaccctgttttgatacaaacctttgtgcttttctcatgttaatgtagactaatttgaatcacaacaacacaatttacatgataaaagcagttaGGTCTGTATCGattcaaggtcaccggcagcctcgcagccattcataggccaggtcactgagcaaacaactgtaaaatggcccaTTGCCGTTGTTCCAAGTAAGAATAaacatttgcatttgttttgtATATGTGCTGTCAATTTAACTGGCTCAATAAAGCAATTACTGGCTCAAATGATGGAGGTGATGTTATTTCAAGTTACTAAGGCTACGTATAAAATCAGCCTGTCATTCACTTGAATTTGGGAAACTGGGACAACCAATTTTGCTTCAACTAAGTTAATTCTTATTCTGCTAGGCCCTCTTGTTTGAAAACATGCACCCTTCAGTCAAGCTCTCATGCTGTTCACAAGAGGAGAAAAAATTGTGGGGTGGAAGCTTTTGTGAATTGATTCTGGACTTAGAGAAGTGAAACTGTTTTTTTGGAAATCAGacggtttttcgccgtttggaGCTTGACTGAAAGACTGCACAGACAGTTACCCTTTCACTGCCTTGTGGATGGTGCGTGTGGAAGTCATGAGTCTGTAGACACCTCCTCGCTTTTTGGAGCCTTGCAATTCCACAGGAACAAGGCTGTCAATGTCTTCCTTCCACTCTTCGACCGAGAGTTCAAGCTTATATAAGTTGGTGCCTATGTGTTTGTAATATAACAGCGTCGCCTCTTTTTGTCTTATGGACTTGACCTGGCCAATGTAAACCACCGGCTTCAGATAGGTGCTTTCCTCTGATACAACGGCGACGAAATCGCCCCTGTTGACTGTCTCATCACCCTCTTCTGGTTCCCCATCGGTTGCAGTTTCCCCTTCATCCAGACGGCCCTCTGCGTAATCTCTGGCTAAGTCGACCGCCATTCGTTTCTTCTGATTTGCTGTGCGGCGATCGTATGTATGTTGCGCTTGTTTTCGCGAATGCCTGAGCGCAGATGCTAGCGAAGCCTTGAGAGAGTCCGTACAGTCCCTGTTAAAATCATAGAACAATGTCTGAGTCATGATATGTAATATTACACTCGAGGGGGGAATGAGAGAACTGAAATTATTGTAGGGTAGTTGACCAAAGACTGAAAAACACTCTGTTTGCCCTCCAAGAATTGCATAATAACTGTTTCCAGTTTCACCTGAGACtgacaatggtcccaagagaaaatataaGCAATCAATGCTCTTGCATAATTCTGAAAGTGGCCTACTTACAAACACTTTGTTTAGGTCAGAGACTTAACAAACAAACATGGACATGGGATTCAATTAGCTTGAGCAAACTACCAGCCATCTCTTCGCACGGATGCAAACCAAGTATTCTAGTGCATAGGACTGattgatgaaaaataaattattggaaTCCTATGTTTTTAAGCTGTTTCATGTGAGTCAAAGAATATATTGACCTCTTGACTCAACTTCCCTAATTTTAAGACTAAAAGTGCCCTCTGAATTACTAAGAATAACTCACGATTTGTCGTACGCCCAAGTGATAAAGGAACTTCTGAGTATGTTTATGGAAGCCAACTTTCCCGTAAGGCCATATAGCACGCTCTTCAAGTGGGCAGAAAAGGAGGCAGCAGTGAAGTGATCACCATTCTTGTTCTGGAGTAAAAAAAAGGGTAGTGCATTTGCATtggttgtgttttgttttgttgttttttttttcatttttgagacCTTTTTCTTATAGAGATCCTTGCCAATGCCACTCACGTGTGTGCAAAACATACACATACATGTTAGGGTGGAAAAAAGAATGAATACTCAAAAAACAAGCAGGgtgatttttctaaaaaaaacacCCTCACAGGGGTGAAtctgttggaaaaaaatatccCAGAGAGGTGTTGTTTCTCTTGAAATCACCCCACAAGTGTCCAGGATCACAAAAAATCACCCCAATTGGGTTGATTTCATATCACGCAAGGGTTAATTTTGCAAATCCACTCACCCCAGAGAGATGTGGTTTTCAGTCAAAAACACCCCACTAGGGTTCCTAATCACAACCGTGAACCTTGATAGGGGTGTACTTTTCACAACAAAACACCTCACTGAAATGTGGTTTCACTTGAAATCACCCCCAAAAGGTGTGAAATTAGGTGCAAAAACCCCACTTGGGACATGAAAATACCTAACAAGgggtaaattttaaaattaccacACCCTGCAAGGGTAAATGTGCCCAAAAAAACACCCCACCACAGAATTTATCACTGAATTTTACATCCTGAAATAGCTTTTGGGGGTGAAATTTGACTGTGACCAACCCTCAGAAGGacgaaatgttttaaaaaaccaTCCTTGCTATCGAATTGGGGGTGAAATGTGACTGTGAGCAACCCTCAGATGGacgaaatgtaaaaaaaagccATCCTTGCTATCGAATTGGGGGTGAAACAAGAAGATTTAACAGCTTTATACCTCtatgttagggttagggtgatGACTAGGGTTAGGACAAGGGTGGTATTTTTCAAGGGTGAGTAAAAGGGTTAGTGGAAGGGTTAGAAGAAGGGTTATTTTAAAGAATCACTAACCCTTTCACTAACCCTTGTGTTTTTCAAGGGTTAGTAAAAGGGTTAGTGAATCCTTAAAATAACCCTTCTTCTAACCCTTTAACTAACCCTTGAAAAACACAAGGGTTAGTAAAAGGGTTAGTGAAAGGGTTAGAAGAAGGGTTATTTTAAGGAATCACTAACCCTTTGACTAACCCTTTTACTAACCCTTTCATATTTTACAACCCTTTCAATAACCCTTTGATATTTTACAACCTTTTCAATAACCCTTTGATTTTTTACAAGCATTGAATTGAAACCCTTTTAATTTTTACCTTTCAGGGCATTTTAAAGGCTGGAAAATGAAGGCAATTCACTGTTTATTAAGACCCTGACACAATATTCCTGAAGACTTGCTCCAGAGGTGTTATGTGTAGTTTAGAGACCTACTTATCCAGTGCCAAATTCAGCCAAAgagtgaaaattaataaaacccAAACATGAAAGTACTGAACATGGTCATTGCAACAttgtagaagaaaaaaaatcactggcCAAGTACAAAATTAACTCCACAGGTGGCTGGGAGGGATCACAGAAATGGATGAAAATAGTTTAGGGTGGAAACTAGGTGAAATCCCCCCAACCGTCCATGAGTGGAAAAGTGGCACAACAGTGTTTGATTTGTAGCAAACAATAAAGAATATGACTGTCTATATGTCATGAACATGAAACAACATGAACTAACTTTGCGTGTCAAGGTTGAATGCCATTAAAGTCTAGTTACGTTATCAAACATAAAATCACTTCAAGTAGCTCTTAGACAGATGGAAGAATAACGCTTAAAGAGCATTGTAAATAAACGTAATAAGCACAGTAATAAAATGCCTTCAAAAGGGCAAGCAATGGTATTTGCATTTGTTGATGTGTGGTGTTGTAATAAAGCAGCGAGGAAGGCAACATGTTTAGTTGTTCCATCGATGGGAACACAGTTTCGTTCACTTTGGTTGCCCACAATGAGACTGTTGCTGGGCAAACCAGCAGAGCAAAGGGCCATAAAGCAAGAGCAGACGTGATGAAGTACAAATTGAAATGCTCTTACCGTTTTGGCGAGTCCGCGTTGCAGGAAAACACAAGGGTGAACGAAGGTTTCGTGGTTATGCAATAGTCCATTCCAATCCATaaaaaaatcctttgttttgtaGAGCCATAACGGGATAAGTTTGCAACGTGAAAGGTTTAAAATGCAGCCAGAATATAATGTGCTGTGATAAACAACTTTTCAAACTGCGTTGTAATCCCAGAACGACTTGCAAGGTGAGGTTGCTGGCCCAGGCGTACTCGATCTGTGGCCGTGACGTTCGATCGATCGATAGTTGTTGACGAAGGAAGTCGATGTTTTTTTCTCCGTCTGGTGGTGGAAAGACATCATTAAGTCTGGAAGCCCGCAAGTCACCTGCATCCCTTGAAGAAGTAAGGGTTGTGACGAGGTCGGCAGAGCTTGAATTTGCCGTCCTTTTGAGCCAGACGGAGTGAAGTTATAGTGAAGTTTCCTTTGGGGTCTGGCGGCTCGAACGGTCAAAAGCGGAAGAAAGAAAGCACATGAGTGTGAGTCAGGGCCCATTTGCCTTGTGTTGTGCTAGGTTTGGATTGAAAGTGCTTGCCCCAAGCGAGACTTTACTATAACTGTTGTTGAAAAATTGGCGGGGATCCCTTTCGAAGGCGGGAAAGGATTACCCACAATGCAACAGTAAAGTCAAGGGTGAGAAGAAGGCCAAGAGAGAGAGGGTGAAGATGTGCCGAGGAAAGAGTGTGGTATCTCGGCGATGTGAAGGGCTGAGCAGCTGATATTTGGCAGGCGATCAGGTCTCGGTCGGGGCACGTGGGCCATGCGCAAGCGCGTCCGTGTCGTTGAATGGCGGCTTTGTTTGGAGCCGGTGAAAGATGGGTCATACCTGGCTCGGTGCCAAGTTCAAGCGGCCGTATCTCTGTGAGATTGAGAGCTACGGATCTGAGATTTGGCAGGCGATGACGTCTCTATCGGTGCTCTTGAGCGATAGCCAAGCGCGTCCGTTTCCTCAAATGCCTGCGTCCTGTGCAGCCAGTGAACTTATGCCAATATGAACCGGCTGTATCTCAGTCAGATGAATACTTAGAGATCTAAGATTTAGTATGCGATGACGCTTGTAGTAGGGCAGTTTAAGGATGCACAATTCGCATGCGTATCTATTAAACTGGACTACTGTGCAGCCGATGAAGTATCGGTCATACAAAGTTTGGTCCAAATATCAAGCGGTCGTTTCTCCATGAGATAAAGAGCTACGGATCTGAGATTTGGCATGCGATAACGTTCATAGCAGGGCATGTGAGCCATGCACAATTCGCGTCCTTATCTCTTAAATGACACTACTAGGCAGCCGTTCAAGTATCGGTCATACAAAGTTTGGTCCAAATATCAAGCGATCATATCTCCGTGAGAGTAAGAGCTACGAATGTGAGCTTTGGTATGCAATAACGTTTGTAGCAGGGCATGTGAACCATGCACGATGCGCGTCCTTATCTCTTTAATTGCACTAGTACACAGCCGTTGAAGTATCGGTCATACAAATTCTCATGCAATGATCAAGCCATCATATCTCAGTGAGATTAAGAGCTACGAATCTGAAATTTGGTATGCGATAACGATGGATTAAGGGCACCTGGATGATACCAGAGGCGCATCCCTATCTCTCAATCTGAGCTGCTGCAAAGCGGGTGAAATTGCAGTCTTACAAGGTCCATTTTCTTCCAAGATTGAAGTCAAATGGACAGTTCTTTCTAGACATGACGTCACTATGTACACTGCCAGTAGACTGGGAGTGGATCTGGACACGTGTTTACATTCCTTAATGTGCCAGCTACTTGCCTGATCACTTTCCTAATCTTTGACGCTTTTTCTCGACCTTTTAACACAAAGAGAAGGATATTTATGGTAGTACGCATGCGTATACGTCCTTCAAGTCCCACAAGTGTTAGAAGGTGCTATGTGTTTAAGTTTCATGGGACGCCCTGCTGTTTCCATGGACTTCGCTCGTCTGGGTAAAAACTGATACTAAATCCCGCAGGGAGAGATCAGTGACCTGGCAGGGTGGATGTTCTGAGCCTGGGGGACCTCCTCTTGACTCGCCTGTTCTTGCCAGAACTGCTGAGTCCCTTGAAGGATCAGTCAGTGGCCAGTGTGGGTGATAGTCAGGAGAGTGCCTCTGCCTGGGAGACAGGGTTTCGTGGGATTCCCTGGGGAAAAGCATGCTCTCCCAAGGGGCATGTAGATCCACCGCTTGGGGGGGAGCCACAGCTCCCCTCCACGCTGATGGAAGCTACTAAAACCAGTAGTTTCCACAACGAGGTGGCTACATGCTTCTGAGAAGTGTGTTTCTCCCCCTGGGAATGTCCCCACTCTCTGCCTCTCGGGTGGGAGGCACTCGCCAGACTTCAGCCTGCTAGCTCTACTGATTGCTTCTTGGGATTTGGTAAGGGTTACTGGTAAACAAGGGCCAGTCAAAAGTTGGAGGTCTTTCCTAGCCAGGAACATCTCCCTCCTTACTCTAGATGTGTTTTCCTGATTACGTATGTTGTAAGGATTAAAAAAAGACAAGGGTTTTTgtggaattgaaaaattatgAAAGGGTTAGTGTTAGAATTAGGGTGATGACTAGGGTTAGGACAAGGGTGGTATTTTTCAAGGGTGAGTAAAAGGGTTAGTGGAAGGGTTAGAAGAAGGGTTATTTTAAAGAATCACTAACCCTTTCACTAACCCTTGTGTTTTTCAAGGGTTAGTAAAAGGGTTAGTGAATCCTTAAAATAACCCTTCTTCTAACCCTTTAACTAACCCTTGAAAAACACAAGGGTTAGTAAAAGGGTTAGTGAAAGGGTTAGAAGAAGGGTTATTTTAAGGAATCACTAACCCTTTGACTAACCCTTTTACTAACCCTTTCATATTTTACAACCCTTTCAATAACCCTTTGATATTTTACAACCCTTTCAATAACCCTTTGATTTTTTACAAGCATTGAATTGAAACCCTTTTAATTTTTACCTTTCAGGGCATTTTAAAGGCTGGAAAATGAAGGCAATTCACTGTTTATTAAGACCCTGACACAATATTCCTGAAGACTTGCTCCAGAGGTGTTATGTGTAGTTTAGAGACCTACTTATCCAGTGCCAAAT from Montipora capricornis isolate CH-2021 chromosome 12, ASM3666992v2, whole genome shotgun sequence encodes the following:
- the LOC138026369 gene encoding uncharacterized protein, coding for MDWNGLLHNHETFVHPCVFLQRGLAKTNKNGDHFTAASFSAHLKSVLYGLTGKLASINILRSSFITWAYDKSDCTDSLKASLASALRHSRKQAQHTYDRRTANQKKRMAVDLARDYAEGRLDEGETATDGEPEEGDETVNRGDFVAVVSEESTYLKPVVYIGQVKSIRQKEATLLYYKHIGTNLYKLELSVEEWKEDIDSLVPVELQGSKKRGGVYRLMTSTRTIHKAVKG
- the LOC138026370 gene encoding guanyl-specific ribonuclease pgl-1-like → MESNTSDQQAVMSVEKSDQQPTCSVEKSHQQPIMPVEPPPDATSHKELSPQEGMTQPLSDTRIPEKENEKADGKDPTKVPPKEPHPYTRCWRCGGQGHIRAQCPTKPKHVDSGRGGSRGARGGIRGRGGNRGARGGYRGVMRGTARGRIFRTGRGAGGHRGRGNGRGLMNFIRGRVINIYNYK